In Nostoc sp. GT001, a genomic segment contains:
- a CDS encoding glutathione S-transferase family protein, which produces MTTAPLSWEELETLTDYQIDTVNGPTNARARLRLFGQPESDVRVTLYRDNHAWCPYCQKVWLWLEEKQIPYRIEKVTMFCYGEKESWYKRKVPSGMLPAIELDGRIIKESDDILIALEKVFAPLNQGMEDLTVLPLRQLERLLFRAWCVWLCSKVGSSQQEQRNREQFIAVVARVEEALGSTPSPYFLDSFGIVDVIFTPYLERMNASLYYYKGYSLREENPRLSAWFAAMESRPTYCGTQSDFHTHAHDLPPQMGGCWENGETQMLLNKALVDNGPWFGLPDVTYPEPENSRMEALKRTIDHRINIIRVNPLDDKLFDRALRCALTHMMTGEDCVPPSGSDVALRYLRDRINVPRDMSIYAAKRLRESLEKTASLAGDGQPAPIPTQHRRDQDPSNFAIK; this is translated from the coding sequence ATGACTACCGCACCCTTAAGCTGGGAAGAACTAGAAACCCTCACGGACTATCAAATAGATACCGTTAATGGTCCCACCAACGCTAGAGCTAGGTTGCGCTTGTTTGGTCAGCCGGAATCTGATGTGCGGGTAACGCTGTACCGCGATAACCACGCCTGGTGTCCTTACTGTCAAAAAGTTTGGTTATGGCTAGAGGAAAAACAGATCCCCTACCGCATCGAAAAAGTGACAATGTTCTGCTATGGGGAGAAAGAAAGTTGGTACAAACGTAAGGTTCCATCAGGAATGCTCCCCGCGATCGAGCTAGATGGACGGATTATTAAGGAAAGCGATGACATTTTGATCGCTTTGGAAAAGGTATTTGCTCCATTGAACCAAGGGATGGAAGACCTCACGGTGCTTCCTTTACGTCAATTAGAACGACTTTTATTTAGAGCTTGGTGCGTTTGGCTGTGTTCTAAAGTCGGTTCCTCTCAACAAGAACAACGCAATCGAGAACAATTTATCGCAGTGGTGGCTAGGGTAGAGGAAGCTCTGGGTAGCACCCCAAGCCCTTATTTTCTAGATAGCTTTGGCATCGTTGATGTCATTTTTACGCCATATCTCGAACGGATGAATGCGAGCCTTTACTACTACAAGGGCTACTCACTGCGGGAAGAAAACCCTCGTTTGAGTGCATGGTTTGCGGCAATGGAAAGCCGACCAACCTACTGCGGTACTCAGAGCGACTTTCACACCCACGCACATGATTTGCCGCCCCAGATGGGGGGCTGTTGGGAAAACGGCGAAACCCAGATGCTTCTCAATAAAGCGCTGGTGGATAACGGCCCCTGGTTTGGACTACCAGATGTTACTTATCCAGAGCCGGAAAACTCCCGTATGGAAGCTCTTAAACGAACTATCGATCACCGGATAAATATTATTCGAGTCAACCCCTTAGATGATAAATTGTTTGATCGAGCGCTACGTTGTGCTTTAACACACATGATGACAGGGGAAGACTGTGTACCCCCATCGGGATCTGATGTCGCTCTCCGATATTTGCGCGATCGCATTAATGTACCACGAGACATGTCTATCTACGCAGCCAAGCGATTGAGGGAATCCCTGGAAAAAACCGCATCCCTTGCGGGTGATGGGCAGCCAGCCCCTATTCCCACTCAGCATCGACGAGATCAAGACCCGTCTAACTTTGCCATCAAGTAG
- a CDS encoding DUF4112 domain-containing protein: MDAAKRLATLNRIRKLSRLMDTSIRIPLTGFRIGIDPIIGLVPGAGDLISTAFSAYIIFLATQFGIPRQDLAKMIFNVGLETVVGTVPLVGDLFDAFYKSNIRNLAILEQHLTVVEPELKKVSDELYSQKFSQI; the protein is encoded by the coding sequence ATGGACGCTGCCAAACGCCTTGCTACTCTAAATCGCATTCGCAAACTTAGCCGTCTGATGGATACATCAATACGTATCCCTTTGACAGGTTTTCGCATTGGCATAGACCCAATCATTGGTCTAGTTCCAGGTGCTGGTGATTTAATCAGTACAGCGTTTTCAGCTTACATTATATTTTTAGCGACTCAGTTTGGCATCCCGCGTCAAGACTTAGCCAAAATGATTTTTAATGTAGGTTTGGAAACAGTCGTTGGTACTGTGCCTTTAGTGGGTGATTTGTTTGATGCTTTCTATAAGTCCAACATTCGGAATTTGGCAATTTTGGAGCAACATTTGACAGTAGTTGAACCAGAACTAAAAAAAGTGTCTGATGAACTTTACTCTCAAAAATTCAGCCAAATTTAA
- a CDS encoding caspase family protein: MARYALVVGITDYTNQLSNLTKPATDAEAVAQVLKAHGDFEDIAVLKGKVSTTKLAKAFKTLLQQQAVKNEALIYFTGHGITVSDSLGTQQAYLATSDLTIVTQGNQIIEQTGGISLLSLNNLIRDSDLSSLVVLLDCCHSGEFLERNLIEKTLTAFISQRDYYFIAACRGFQQAYAKKSEQHSIFTTALLAGLSPDNTNDRGQVTGDRLFDILATELKKSGQEPIRMGWGRSITLITHNIQTQAQTFEVKEECPYQGLKAFEAEQKQFFFGRKQVVRKILAKLAQNPFVPIIGASGSGKSSVVQAGLIPELDDRVWQILPPIKPGFQPLQELRAILKAFFPGARKEKLLWELITNEPNPLPVILEHLTGAEKFLLVVDQLEELFTVAVAEQKQRFIELLTQVGEITDSRLKVVITMRSDFLELCSDYPSLNKLIENQLVLMPRITGIDLKETITEPAKLQGHSVEERLVLKILEDVGKEPGYLPLMEFALTRLWEKRDQQKHQLTLEQYENFQGLTGALNLHAENVYLYEDYQQDSPTQERNEQEKDWIGQIFLRLLRTGEGEKDTRQRQAKAELLAIGGNDQEKQEALSELLDEGLVKGRLLVAGKDEQGKAWIDLAHEALIEVWERFAQWRQQDRDLRRLSDRLADALREWLRKGENEKYLMQGGLLAEVRENWEKLEFLSSPQAKNFYQRSDAYEKDRINILERALTQATLREKATRVLNLLPFKPLDGLVLAIQAIGENLDKMPDQILTPVQNSLHRVMETVRVSIPFLGHEGTVNSVAISPDGQMIVSGGLDGTVRLWDLLGNPIDRPFQGHEDSVYSVAISPDGQIIVSGSRDKTVRLWDIQGNPIGEPFYGHEAYVTAVSFSADSQMIASGSWDKTVRLWNLIGQPIGQPFYGHEDVIFSVVFSTNGQMIASGSWDKTVRLWDIQGHPIGKPFWGHEHEVYSVAFNHDGQKIVSGSRDRTLRLWDLAGSLIGQPLSGHENSVLSVAFSPDGQKIVSGSSDNTVRLWDLMGNPIGQPFREHKNVVWSVAFSPDGQKIVSGSRDQTVRLWDLTSNPLTYPFKGHESSVNSVAFSPDGQKIVSGSSDGIVRLWDIQGKPIGEPFQGHEYSVRSVAISPDGQKIVTGSDDGTVRLWDMQGHSIAQPLRGHENVIFSVAISPDGQKIVTGSDDRTVRLWDMQGHSIAQLLRVGEGELTAIAFSPDGQKIGTGSREGKVELWDIKGNLLSHSLQDHEGSVTAIAFSPDGQKIVSGSIDNTVRLWDLAGNPISQPFWGHENYVWSVAFSPDGQIIVSGSDDNTLQLWDLAGNPIGQPFRGHEDSVWSVAFSPNGQKIVSGSDDGTIRLWRGGWRGWLQVCCNRLRYHPIFTNPQTEEAKAACEVCQKYVWSKSG; the protein is encoded by the coding sequence ATGGCTCGTTACGCGCTTGTAGTTGGCATTACGGATTATACAAATCAGCTTTCCAATCTCACAAAACCAGCTACGGATGCCGAAGCAGTCGCGCAGGTACTAAAAGCGCATGGTGATTTTGAGGATATCGCTGTTCTCAAAGGGAAAGTTAGTACAACTAAGTTGGCTAAAGCTTTCAAAACACTTTTGCAACAACAAGCAGTTAAAAACGAAGCGCTAATTTACTTTACAGGGCATGGCATCACCGTATCTGACAGCTTAGGAACACAACAAGCATATTTAGCAACCTCTGACTTGACAATTGTCACTCAAGGCAATCAGATTATTGAGCAAACAGGCGGGATTAGTCTTTTAAGTCTCAACAATTTAATTAGAGACTCCGACTTGAGTAGTCTAGTAGTGCTGTTAGATTGCTGTCATAGTGGTGAATTTTTAGAACGCAATCTCATCGAAAAAACTCTTACTGCCTTTATTTCACAGCGCGATTACTACTTTATTGCTGCTTGTAGAGGTTTTCAACAAGCTTATGCCAAAAAAAGCGAACAACACAGTATTTTTACAACAGCTTTGCTGGCTGGTTTGTCACCAGACAACACTAACGATCGCGGACAGGTGACAGGCGATCGCCTCTTCGATATACTTGCCACAGAACTTAAAAAGAGTGGTCAAGAACCAATCCGCATGGGTTGGGGGCGTTCGATTACTCTAATTACCCACAACATTCAAACACAAGCTCAGACCTTTGAGGTAAAGGAAGAATGTCCTTATCAAGGTTTAAAAGCCTTTGAAGCGGAACAAAAACAGTTTTTCTTTGGGCGCAAGCAGGTTGTAAGGAAGATTCTGGCGAAACTGGCACAAAATCCCTTTGTCCCAATTATTGGCGCTTCCGGGAGTGGTAAATCTTCTGTAGTTCAGGCAGGTTTAATTCCAGAATTAGATGATAGAGTCTGGCAAATTTTACCGCCAATCAAGCCAGGATTTCAGCCGTTGCAGGAATTGAGAGCAATTCTGAAAGCATTTTTTCCAGGGGCGAGAAAAGAAAAATTGCTGTGGGAGTTGATTACTAATGAACCGAATCCTTTACCTGTAATTCTGGAGCATCTCACAGGTGCAGAAAAATTTTTATTGGTAGTAGATCAGTTGGAGGAACTATTTACTGTTGCTGTTGCTGAACAAAAGCAGAGATTTATTGAATTGCTGACTCAGGTAGGAGAGATAACCGATTCGCGGTTGAAAGTTGTGATTACCATGCGATCGGATTTTCTCGAACTATGTTCAGATTATCCGTCTTTAAATAAATTAATTGAAAATCAGCTTGTTTTGATGCCGCGGATCACAGGAATTGATTTAAAAGAGACAATAACCGAACCTGCTAAACTTCAAGGTCATAGTGTTGAAGAAAGACTAGTACTGAAAATTTTAGAAGATGTTGGTAAAGAACCGGGATATTTGCCGTTAATGGAGTTTGCTTTAACTAGACTCTGGGAAAAACGCGACCAACAAAAGCATCAACTCACCTTAGAACAGTATGAAAACTTCCAAGGATTGACAGGGGCGCTGAATCTTCATGCAGAAAATGTTTATCTTTACGAAGATTATCAGCAGGATTCTCCGACTCAAGAACGAAATGAACAGGAGAAGGACTGGATTGGGCAAATTTTCCTGCGATTATTGCGAACTGGAGAGGGAGAAAAGGATACGCGACAGCGCCAAGCAAAAGCTGAATTGTTAGCCATTGGTGGTAATGACCAAGAAAAGCAGGAAGCATTAAGTGAATTGCTAGATGAAGGATTGGTGAAAGGACGTTTGTTGGTAGCTGGGAAAGATGAACAAGGAAAAGCTTGGATTGATTTAGCCCATGAAGCCTTAATTGAGGTTTGGGAGAGGTTTGCCCAATGGCGACAACAAGACCGAGATTTGCGGCGGTTGAGTGATAGGTTAGCAGATGCATTACGCGAGTGGTTGAGAAAAGGAGAGAATGAAAAATACTTAATGCAGGGGGGATTATTGGCAGAGGTGCGGGAAAATTGGGAAAAGCTGGAGTTTTTATCATCACCTCAAGCCAAAAATTTTTATCAACGCAGTGATGCGTATGAAAAAGACCGAATCAATATTTTAGAACGGGCACTCACCCAAGCTACTTTGCGAGAAAAAGCTACAAGGGTATTGAATTTACTACCTTTCAAACCATTAGATGGTCTAGTTTTGGCGATTCAGGCAATAGGTGAGAATCTTGACAAAATGCCAGATCAGATTCTCACCCCAGTTCAAAACAGCTTGCATAGAGTGATGGAAACAGTTAGAGTATCCATTCCCTTCCTGGGACATGAAGGTACTGTCAATTCAGTTGCTATTAGCCCGGATGGTCAAATGATTGTCAGTGGCGGTCTTGACGGAACAGTACGCTTATGGGATCTACTAGGCAATCCTATCGATCGACCCTTTCAGGGGCATGAAGACTCCGTATATTCAGTTGCTATTAGCCCGGATGGTCAAATAATTGTCAGTGGCAGTCGGGACAAGACGGTGCGTTTGTGGGACATCCAGGGCAATCCTATAGGTGAACCCTTTTACGGGCATGAAGCTTATGTTACTGCCGTCTCTTTTAGTGCCGATAGTCAAATGATAGCCAGTGGCAGTTGGGACAAGACAGTGCGGCTATGGAATCTAATAGGCCAACCTATCGGTCAACCCTTTTACGGTCATGAAGATGTTATCTTTTCAGTTGTTTTTAGCACCAATGGTCAAATGATAGCCAGTGGCAGTTGGGACAAGACGGTGCGTTTGTGGGATATTCAAGGTCACCCTATAGGTAAACCATTTTGGGGACATGAGCATGAAGTCTATTCAGTTGCCTTTAATCACGATGGACAGAAAATTGTTAGTGGCAGTCGTGACCGAACACTGCGGTTATGGGATTTAGCGGGTAGCCTCATTGGTCAACCGCTTAGTGGACATGAAAATTCTGTTTTATCAGTGGCCTTTAGTCCTGATGGGCAAAAGATAGTTAGTGGCAGTAGCGACAACACAGTTCGGTTGTGGGATTTAATGGGCAACCCCATCGGTCAACCGTTTAGGGAGCATAAAAATGTTGTCTGGTCAGTGGCCTTTAGTCCTGATGGGCAAAAAATAGTTAGTGGCAGTCGTGACCAAACAGTGCGGTTATGGGATTTAACGAGCAATCCGCTTACTTATCCCTTCAAGGGGCATGAAAGTTCAGTCAATTCAGTCGCCTTTAGTCCTGATGGGCAAAAGATAGTCAGCGGCAGCAGTGATGGTATAGTGCGTTTGTGGGATATCCAGGGCAAACCTATTGGTGAACCTTTTCAGGGGCATGAGTATTCTGTGCGGTCAGTCGCTATTAGCCCCGATGGGCAAAAGATAGTCACTGGCAGTGATGACGGGACAGTAAGGTTATGGGATATGCAGGGTCACTCCATCGCTCAACCCTTGCGTGGTCATGAGAATGTTATCTTTTCAGTCGCTATTAGCCCTGATGGGCAAAAGATAGTTACTGGCAGTGATGACAGGACAGTAAGGTTATGGGATATGCAGGGTCACTCCATCGCTCAACTTTTACGGGTAGGTGAAGGTGAACTGACCGCCATTGCCTTTAGTCCCGATGGGCAAAAGATCGGTACTGGCAGTCGTGAAGGGAAAGTGGAGTTATGGGATATCAAGGGTAACCTGCTCAGTCACTCCTTACAGGATCACGAAGGTTCTGTCACCGCCATTGCTTTTAGTCCCGATGGGCAAAAGATAGTTAGTGGCAGTATTGACAACACAGTGCGGTTATGGGACTTAGCAGGTAACCCCATCAGTCAACCATTTTGGGGGCACGAGAATTATGTTTGGTCAGTCGCCTTTAGTCCTGATGGGCAGATAATTGTTAGTGGTAGCGACGATAACACATTGCAGTTATGGGATTTAGCAGGTAACCCCATTGGTCAACCGTTTAGGGGACATGAAGATTCTGTCTGGTCAGTAGCTTTTAGCCCCAATGGGCAAAAGATAGTTAGTGGCAGCGATGATGGAACAATAAGGTTGTGGCGGGGTGGTTGGCGTGGATGGTTGCAAGTCTGTTGCAACAGGTTACGTTACCATCCCATCTTCACCAATCCGCAAACAGAGGAGGCAAAAGCCGCTTGCGAAGTCTGCCAAAAATATGTTTGGAGTAAAAGTGGGTAA
- a CDS encoding CU044_2847 family protein, whose protein sequence is MSNIERLVFEEDGEIYTILFESKETPNIPKVVTPEVDEEKESYGFREEAFVKIEEVHHQIRAYTKYAIGAFKNLGAAEVEEVTLKFGLKIGGKTGIPFVTEGSAESNFEIEVKCKFPENKQNSST, encoded by the coding sequence ATGTCGAACATAGAACGTTTAGTCTTTGAAGAAGACGGGGAAATCTATACAATTCTGTTCGAGTCAAAGGAAACGCCAAATATACCAAAAGTTGTCACACCGGAGGTTGATGAGGAGAAGGAATCCTACGGCTTTCGGGAAGAGGCATTTGTCAAGATTGAAGAAGTTCACCATCAAATTCGAGCTTATACCAAATATGCCATTGGCGCTTTTAAAAATTTAGGTGCTGCTGAAGTCGAAGAGGTGACTTTGAAGTTTGGCTTGAAGATAGGCGGAAAAACTGGTATCCCCTTTGTGACTGAAGGTTCGGCGGAGAGCAATTTTGAAATTGAGGTGAAGTGTAAGTTTCCTGAAAATAAGCAAAATTCCAGCACTTAA
- a CDS encoding transposase family protein, whose protein sequence is MNLIEAIQGVPDYRHARGIRHRLWIILTIVLLGSCTGYWGYKPLAEFTKNHRLSLIKLLDLSPDIQFPSASTFRNIMMSIDFQILAELFNVWAEKSLPINFKELFAIDGKCIKSTVTGGNQSYQNFVSIVSVFSL, encoded by the coding sequence ATGAATTTAATCGAAGCAATCCAAGGGGTTCCCGATTATCGACATGCTAGAGGTATTAGACATAGACTTTGGATAATACTAACTATAGTTTTGTTAGGTAGTTGTACAGGATATTGGGGGTATAAACCTTTAGCTGAGTTCACAAAAAATCATCGATTATCTCTAATCAAATTATTAGATTTATCTCCAGATATTCAATTTCCGTCAGCATCAACATTCAGAAATATTATGATGTCAATTGATTTTCAGATATTAGCTGAACTGTTTAACGTCTGGGCAGAAAAGAGTTTGCCAATTAATTTCAAAGAATTATTTGCCATCGATGGGAAATGTATTAAAAGTACTGTAACCGGGGGAAATCAATCCTATCAAAACTTTGTGAGTATCGTTTCAGTTTTCAGTTTATAG
- a CDS encoding GH116 family glycosyl hydrolase, producing MTNQLSPEIPSCTWSRPIGLGWDKPYTVRYASNIDDGPWHGMPLGGFGAGCIGRSSRGDFNLWHIDGGEHTFKNIPACQFSVFESNSTSFQAYALSTQAPDDGTLKAWQWYPTTPGTKGTGNYHALYPRSWFVYENVFQAQLTCEQFSPVWAGNYQETSYPVAIFLWNAHNPTDAPITLSIMLTWQNMVGWFTNALKSPEVRVRDDGSPVYEYQPRWGESQGNYNQIVENTQQFGCVLGRVGSNEPLQEGDGTWCIATLKHPQVEVFHHSRWNPEGTGEEIWQSFAKDGSLPNYVDTTPATENTQLGAAMATPAAGIAIRFTLQPGETLEIPFVLAWDLPITEFAAGVNYYRRYTDFFGKSGNNAWAIASTALQEYQTWRSQIQSWQKPILDREDLPNWFKMALFNELYDLTSGGTLWSAASELNPIGQFAVLECLDYRWYESLDVRLYGSFALLMLFPELEKSVIRAFARAIPQGDDTPRIIGYYMTIKAESPIAVRKVAGATPHDLGAPNEHVWEKTNYTSYQDCNLWKDLGSDFVLQVYRDFLLTGADDVEFLADCWNAIVQTLDYLKTFDLDGDGIPENSGAPDQTFDDWRLQGVSAYCGGLWLAALEAAIAISDILLTYQTGDTTELAAQKSIYETWLQQSLPIYQEKLWNGEYYRLDSKSGSDVVMADQLCGQFYARLLDLPDIVPSDRALSALKTVYDACFLKFCNGEFGAANGVRRDGSPENPKATHPLEVWTGINFGLAAFLMQMGMKDEALRLTQAVVQQIYENGLQFRTPEAITATGTFRASTYLRPMAIWGIYLVIN from the coding sequence ATGACAAATCAACTCTCTCCAGAAATTCCTTCTTGTACTTGGAGCCGTCCCATCGGCTTAGGCTGGGACAAACCTTATACCGTCCGCTACGCAAGTAATATCGATGATGGCCCTTGGCATGGTATGCCTTTAGGTGGCTTTGGTGCAGGTTGCATCGGTCGTTCTTCACGGGGAGACTTTAACCTGTGGCACATCGACGGCGGTGAGCATACCTTCAAAAACATTCCCGCTTGTCAGTTCAGTGTGTTTGAATCCAATAGCACATCTTTCCAAGCCTACGCTTTGTCTACGCAAGCGCCCGATGATGGCACTCTCAAAGCGTGGCAGTGGTATCCTACAACTCCCGGCACAAAGGGGACGGGCAATTATCACGCGCTATATCCACGTAGCTGGTTTGTATACGAAAATGTATTTCAAGCACAGTTGACTTGTGAGCAATTTTCCCCAGTCTGGGCGGGTAATTACCAAGAAACTAGCTACCCTGTGGCAATATTCCTCTGGAATGCTCATAACCCCACAGATGCACCGATTACTCTCAGCATTATGCTCACTTGGCAAAATATGGTGGGCTGGTTTACAAACGCTCTCAAATCTCCCGAAGTGCGGGTACGCGATGATGGTAGTCCGGTTTATGAATACCAACCGCGCTGGGGCGAAAGTCAAGGAAACTACAACCAAATAGTTGAAAATACACAACAGTTTGGCTGTGTTTTAGGCCGGGTTGGTAGTAATGAACCTTTGCAAGAAGGTGACGGAACTTGGTGTATTGCGACGCTGAAACATCCCCAAGTGGAAGTATTTCATCATAGCCGCTGGAATCCTGAAGGGACGGGTGAGGAAATATGGCAAAGCTTTGCTAAAGATGGCTCTTTGCCCAATTATGTTGATACTACTCCAGCAACAGAGAATACACAATTAGGGGCTGCGATGGCTACGCCGGCCGCAGGCATCGCAATCCGTTTCACTCTCCAACCAGGCGAAACTCTCGAAATACCCTTTGTCCTCGCTTGGGATTTGCCGATTACAGAATTTGCCGCCGGAGTTAACTATTACCGCAGATATACAGACTTTTTTGGTAAAAGTGGAAACAACGCCTGGGCGATCGCATCCACCGCATTACAAGAATACCAAACTTGGCGATCGCAAATTCAAAGTTGGCAAAAACCTATTCTCGACCGCGAAGATTTACCCAACTGGTTTAAAATGGCTCTATTTAATGAGCTTTATGACCTCACCAGCGGCGGTACTCTCTGGAGTGCAGCATCAGAACTTAACCCCATCGGTCAGTTTGCAGTGCTGGAGTGCCTAGATTACCGTTGGTATGAAAGTCTCGATGTGCGGTTGTATGGCTCTTTTGCCCTGCTGATGCTGTTTCCAGAACTAGAAAAGTCGGTGATTCGGGCATTTGCACGGGCGATTCCTCAAGGTGATGATACTCCCCGAATCATTGGCTATTACATGACAATTAAGGCAGAAAGCCCGATTGCAGTTCGCAAAGTTGCAGGTGCAACACCCCACGATTTAGGCGCACCCAACGAACACGTTTGGGAGAAAACTAATTACACCAGCTATCAAGACTGTAATTTATGGAAAGATTTAGGTAGTGATTTCGTTTTGCAAGTATACCGTGATTTTTTACTCACGGGTGCTGACGATGTGGAATTCTTAGCAGATTGCTGGAATGCGATCGTTCAAACCCTCGACTACCTGAAAACTTTTGATCTCGATGGCGATGGGATTCCGGAAAATTCTGGCGCACCCGACCAAACTTTTGATGATTGGCGATTACAAGGTGTCAGCGCCTATTGTGGTGGATTGTGGTTAGCGGCACTAGAAGCTGCGATCGCAATTAGCGATATTTTATTAACTTACCAGACAGGTGACACAACAGAGTTGGCAGCGCAAAAATCCATTTATGAAACTTGGTTACAACAATCTCTTCCTATTTACCAAGAAAAACTTTGGAATGGTGAATATTACCGACTGGATAGTAAAAGTGGTTCCGATGTGGTAATGGCAGATCAATTGTGCGGACAATTTTATGCTCGTCTACTGGACTTACCAGATATTGTACCGAGCGATCGCGCCCTTTCTGCTCTGAAAACTGTTTATGACGCTTGCTTTTTGAAATTCTGTAATGGTGAATTTGGTGCTGCTAATGGTGTTCGTCGTGATGGTTCACCAGAAAATCCCAAAGCTACTCATCCCTTAGAAGTTTGGACGGGGATAAACTTTGGGCTGGCGGCTTTTCTCATGCAGATGGGAATGAAGGATGAAGCGTTGAGGTTGACGCAAGCTGTGGTGCAGCAAATTTATGAAAATGGTCTGCAATTTCGCACGCCAGAAGCTATCACCGCAACTGGTACTTTTCGCGCTAGCACTTACCTGCGGCCAATGGCGATTTGGGGAATTTACTTAGTTATTAATTAA
- a CDS encoding HetP family heterocyst commitment protein, which yields MNQDLAGISSNLDKTVKAQQFDKVVEAILAGKYSWACVLMLRFGGYNPLHYIPYRTYNRLLKENSQADRTKQQQSENLKMLKHAHNSQSDNNVSSSCLSKIKDVAYLEVVRKQKAELRAGSLDQRLTQQIHEHQSSKSPLKPENVQDISLKSCGFN from the coding sequence ATGAATCAAGACCTTGCTGGTATTAGTAGTAACTTAGATAAAACAGTGAAAGCTCAACAATTTGACAAAGTAGTTGAAGCAATTCTTGCTGGAAAGTATTCCTGGGCATGTGTTTTAATGTTGCGATTTGGTGGTTATAATCCTCTGCATTACATTCCATATCGCACCTACAATCGATTGCTCAAAGAGAACTCTCAAGCCGATAGGACAAAACAACAGCAAAGTGAAAATCTAAAAATGCTGAAACACGCTCATAATTCCCAGTCTGATAATAATGTTTCATCAAGCTGCTTAAGCAAAATTAAAGACGTAGCTTATCTAGAAGTCGTTAGAAAGCAAAAAGCAGAACTCCGTGCTGGTAGTTTAGACCAGAGATTGACACAGCAAATTCACGAACATCAATCAAGCAAATCGCCATTAAAACCAGAAAATGTTCAAGACATTTCCTTGAAATCCTGTGGATTCAATTAA
- the rpe gene encoding ribulose-phosphate 3-epimerase, translated as MTQNLSQKPIVISPSILSADFSRLGDEIRAVDAAGADWIHVDVMDGRFVPNITIGPLIVEAIRPVTTKPLDVHLMIVEPEKYVEGFAKAGADIISVHCEHNASPHLHRTLGQIKELGKKAGVVLNPGTPLELIEYVLDLCDLVLIMSVNPGFGGQSFIPGVLPKIRKLRQMCDERGLDPWIEVDGGLKANNTWQVLEAGANAIVAGSAVFNAKDYAEAITAIRNSKSPTPELAKV; from the coding sequence ATGACCCAAAACCTATCTCAAAAGCCCATTGTAATTTCTCCATCTATCCTATCAGCCGATTTTAGTCGCTTGGGTGACGAAATTCGTGCCGTAGATGCAGCTGGAGCGGATTGGATTCATGTTGATGTCATGGACGGTCGTTTTGTACCTAATATTACGATAGGCCCTCTGATTGTGGAGGCGATTCGTCCGGTTACAACCAAGCCTCTGGATGTCCATTTGATGATTGTGGAGCCAGAAAAGTATGTAGAGGGATTTGCTAAGGCGGGTGCTGATATTATCTCCGTACACTGCGAGCATAATGCTTCCCCACACCTGCACCGCACCTTGGGGCAAATAAAAGAGCTTGGTAAAAAAGCTGGTGTTGTACTTAATCCTGGTACTCCTCTAGAGCTAATTGAATATGTTCTAGATTTGTGCGATTTAGTACTAATTATGAGTGTCAACCCTGGTTTTGGTGGTCAAAGCTTTATTCCTGGTGTGTTACCCAAAATCCGCAAGCTACGCCAAATGTGTGACGAACGTGGTCTTGACCCCTGGATTGAAGTGGATGGGGGATTGAAGGCAAATAATACCTGGCAAGTTTTGGAAGCGGGAGCAAATGCGATCGTCGCTGGTTCAGCTGTATTTAACGCAAAAGATTATGCTGAGGCTATTACAGCAATTCGCAACAGCAAGAGTCCTACTCCAGAATTAGCCAAGGTTTAA